The DNA segment TAATAAAGCTTGGCTGTGATATCGTCGTTTTTGATCCTGAGGGTAAAGATATACTAGCAGGTTACGTTTCAGAACCGGTCTTCACTCATCACTATCCAAATAGACTTCCTGCAGAGACCTTTCCTAAGGAAAGAAGAAACAGGAAATCAACGGTTGCCTATCGGGCCTCAAAAGAGATTGAGACGATTTTAAACCAAGAAGGATCCGGACTTTATAAACCATGGCAGTTAAGGGAATATACCCCATCTTCCATTACGTTAAAAACTACATATGACGAGCTATTTATCCTTTGTAAAGAGATAGCAATGATCCGTCCGGATTTTGAAGTAGGTGAAGGACAAGTTAAGATTCCCTCTATTTTTGCAAAAGTCCAGGGTGTGAGTAAGAATCGTAAAGAATATTGGGACCGCCTTCAATCTCTTAGTCAGTTGGAGCACAGTTACCTCATTCGACAACTACCCTTTACGATGCAGAGTACCAGCGATTTTCGCTTCCATTACCGGAATGCCCTTGGGAAGGATGGCTTGCTAGAACCTGAAAAAATGATGCAGGCACACTATTGGCCCTATTCATTCTTAGCATCTGGATTACAAAAGGGAATCGCTCATGCAATTAGGAAAATCTGTGAGAAACCAGGTTTAAAGCTTTTGCCGATGGAAAGTTTAGAAGATGTGAAAATGTATTTGTTTACTCAGGCTCAATTTATGCCAAAAAGGATCATTCAATTGCTTGAGAGATTTGATTATTCCCAGCAGGTTCCTAAATTGATTATCTTTAATAATGAATTATCCGGCATGCTTTCAAGGTCGGATGCAGCATTGCTTCTGCTCTTAAATCAATTTGGTATAGATATCATCCTTTATAATCCACCAGGCCATAATGACATTGAAAATTATATCGATGAACGATTATTCGATAAACACTGGCTTGAGGAAATGGTCTTTGATTTGGAATATAAAGAGCCTTCTGTTTTTAAAAAGGGGCTTTTTCAAGGAATACTAAAAAACTTAAGGGGAGATTAAGTAGTGACTTTACCTTCAAATCAATCTAGCGGTATGATGCCAATAAGCGATAATGACAAACTATCAGAAACAAAAGCTTCTGATATCAAGCTAGCACTCCGTAAAGAACCAGAAGTTCAAAATTTAGTCCGTACGATTGATGAGCGAGACCAAATTCAAGTGTTGGAATTCGGGAAAGAACCAGCCGTGCAAATTTCTCGCTTTTCTGATCAAATTCTCAGCAATATGCGGACAACAAAAGTAGAAGATTCTGGTGAACTTCTGAAACAACTTGGACGCATCATGGATAAATTTGATGCTAAGGACTTTCAGAAGACATCTGGTGGTATTTTCGGAAAGCTATTTAAAAAGGGCGAAAAAATGGTAGAAAAGCTTTTTGGAAAATACCAGACGATGGGCTCTGAAATCGACAAGATTTACATCGAAATCTCCAAATACCAGCATGAGATGGTTGATTCAACCAATATGCTTGAACAAATGTATGAGCAAAACTACCAATACTATTTGACACTTGAAAAGTACATTGTTGCGGGTGAAATGAAAGTAGAGGAGCTGAAGAACAATCAGCTGCCACAGCTAGAATCACGGGTTGCATCAGGAGATCAATTAGCATCCATGCAGTTAGATACATTAAAAAATGTCATTGAGCTACTAGAACAGAGAATATATGACTTAGAAATGGCGAAAATGGTATCGCTACAGACAGCACCGCAAATACGCTTATTGCAAAGAGGGAATACAAAGCTGATAGGAAAAATTAATTCAGCATTTGTGACGACGATCCCTATTTTTAAAAATGGATTAATTCAAGCAGTTGCAGCAAAGCGTCAGAAGCTTGTTGCTGATTCTATGAGTGAGCTTGACCGCAGAACCAATGAAATGCTGCTTAAAAATGCTCAGAATATTTCACAACAGAGCACTGATATTGCAAGGTTAGCAGGTGCTCCAAGCATTAAAATTGAAACAATTGAAGAGTCTTGGAATATCATCATCAAGGGTATGCAGGAAACAAAGGCGATTGAAGAAGAAAATAAACGGTTGCGTGTGGAAGGTACAAAACGTTTAGAGCAGTTACAGGAAAACTTTAAGAGATTGAAACAATCATAATTATTTTTATTGTGATAATTTAAAAAATCTAATTTGAGGTGAATGACATGGCTATTAACTTACAAAAAGGGCAGCGAGTGGATTTAACGAAAGGAAATCCAGGACTTACTAAAATCCTGGTAGGATTAGGTTGGGATCCAGTTCAAAGCGGAGGGGGCGGCGGCTTGTTTGGCGGTTTGTTCGGCGGCGGCAGTGCTCCAAATGTTGACTGTGATGCGTCAGTTATTATGCTTGGTTCGAATGATAAGCTTCAAAATAATAAAGATGTTATCTATTTTGGTAATTTACGAAGCAATGACGGCAGTGTACAACACTCAGGAGACAACTTAACAGGGGACGGAGACGGTGATGACGAGCAGGTAATGATTGACTTAAGTAGAGTGCCGTCAAACATACAGAAACTTGTTTTCGTTGTTAATATTTATGACTGTGTGAAAAGAAAACAGCATTTTGGAATGATTCAAAATGCATTCATTAGGGTAGTAAATCCTTCTAATAACCAGGAACTGATCCATTATAATCTAACTGACAATTACAGTGGATTAACATGTCTTGTGACAGGTGAACTATACCGACATGGAAATGACTGGAAGTTCGCTGCGATTGGCAGTGGTACTAATGCAGCTAGCCTTTCTGAAGTGGTTCGTTCTTATAGTTAATTTGTTATTATTGTCAAAATGAGGTGATACGTTTGGGAATTAATTTATCAAAAGGACAAAGAATCGACTTAACGAAAACAAATCCCGGATTAACGAAGGTCATCATCGGTCTTGGCTGGGATACAAATCGCTATCATGGCGGAAATGATTTTGATCTTGATGCATCGGCATTTTTAGCAGATGCCAACAGCAGGGTGACGGAAGATCTGGACTTTATTTTTTACAATAACTTGGTGCATACCTCAGGTGCCGTTGAACATACTGGCGACAACCGCACGGGTGAGGGTGACGGGGATGATGAGCAAATTAAGATTGATTTTAGTAAGGTTCCATCCCATATTAGTCGGATTGCCATTACTGTAACCATCCATGATGCTGAAGCGAGAAACCAGAATTTTGGTCAAGTCAGTAATGCCTTTGCTCGGGTAGTAGACGAAGAAACAAACCGTGAAATCCTAAGATTTGACCTGGGTGAAGATTTTTCTGTTGAAACTGCTGTTGTGATTTGTGAGCTTTATCGTCACAATGGTGATTGGAAATTCAATGCAGTAGGTAGTGGTTTTGCAGGAGGCTTGGCTGCCCTCTGTAGAAACTTTGGATTAGAAGTATAAATATAAAAACTAGAGGCGGGCATTGTGCTAGCCTCTTTTCTTTGGTATGCACCGAAAACATTTCTATTTAATGACCAACTTCATTAAACTTCCGGAAAATTTTTATGTTAAAATGAAAAAATATGAATGACAGGAAGGGGAGTGTACGAAGTGAAGCAATATTTAGAGTTATGTGAGCATGTATTAAAAAATGGTACCGTAAAAGGGGACCGAACGGGGACTGGAACGGTTAGTACGTTTGGGTATCAAATGAGATTTAATTTAGAGGACGGATTTCCACTAGTAACTACAAAAAAACTACATCTAAAATCTATTATTTATGAATTGCTATGGTTTTTAAAAGGCGATACCAATGTTCGTTACCTTCAGGAAAATGGGGTACGAATATGGAATGAATGGGCAGATGAATTTGGTGAATTAGGACCTGTATATGGACATCAATGGCGGTCATGGACAGGCGCAGACGGAAAAACAGTGGATCAGATTAGTGAGCTAATCCATCAGATAAAAACAAATCCAAACTCAAGAAGACTATTGGTCAATGCCTGGAATGTCGCAGAAATCGACCATATGGCATTACCTCCGTGTCATTGTATGTTCCAATTTTATGTTGCTGATGGAAAGTTATCCTGTCAGTTATATCAACGCTCAGCGGATGTATTTCTTGGAGTCCCATTCAATATTGCTTCCTACGCACTTTTAACATATATGATTGCTCAAGTGTGTGATTTAAAGCCCGGTGAATTTATTCATACCTTTGGAGATGTTCATATTTATCAAAATCATCTAGAACAAATCAAGCTCCAATTAGGAAGAGAGCCAAAGAGGCTACCAACTCTGAAAATTAATCCAAATGTAAAGGATATTTTCTCATTTGAGTATGATGATTTTACTTTAGAGGGTTATGAAGCTCATCCACACATCAAAGGAGTTGTCAGTGTATGATTTCTTTTATCGTTGCAATGGACGAAAATAGAACGATTGGAAGAGAAAATCAGTTACCCTGGCATTTACCGGAAGACTTAAAATTTTTTAAAAAGGTGACGATGGGTCATCCAATTGCAATGGGGAGAAAAACGCACGAGTCCATAGGTCGTGTCCTACCAGGCAGGGAGAATATTGTGATTACCCGTCAGGAAGGCTACCAAAGCGAAGGCTGTACGATGTTTTACTCGGTTGAGGAGTTTGTGAACTATTGCCGAGGTGTGGACGATGAGATATTTGTCATTGGCGGAGCGGAAATTTTCCGTGAGGCATTTCCCTATGTTGACTGCTTGTACATAACGCTAATACATGAAACATTTGAAGGAGATACATACTTTCCTCCATTTGACCTAAGTCAGTGGGAACTTACATCCCGCGAAAAAGGGCCAATAAATGAAAATAACCCATATGATTATGAATTTAGAATCTATAAAAGGAAAGTTTAGAAGGTTTCAATCATAAAAAATAAGCATCAGCAATTTTTGCTGGTGCTTTCTTTTCTCTATTAAAAATAGGAACCATTCACTTCGTAATCGGCTATTTTCGCAAGCATACCTCTAAATTCATGTGGATGGCAAAACTCTTCTTCATGAAAGTGCTTTTTCACCCAAGCAATTAACTCATTTGAGCTATTAAAATATTCCCCACTTCGATCACTTTTTCGAATGGTGTATCTGCCATTGTCATCATCAATGGTTACCTCAACAGGGAGAGCTCCATCAAAACTGCATAGTGAAAATTCCATCCTCATCACATCCATTCCTTATAATTTCCTTTAGTATATGTCCTTATGGTTCAAATTATATGCAAAAAAAGTATAGTTGTCAAAATATTTTAAAAATTCTATCATAAAAATGGTCATTGACTTCAATAGAGGTAATTGTTAAATTGTCTATAGTGTTATAAAACAAAGTTGGAAATGCTAAAAATCACTCTGCTGTTAGTTTTACACGATTTTGTGAATTTACTATGAATTTTGTTGGATATTTAACGCAAACTGGTTTTTCAATACTATAATCATAGTAGAAATATACAACACTTGAAGGGGATGTAAATCCATGTTTTCAAATATCGGAGTACCCGGACTAATTTTGATTTTAACTCTTGCTCTAATCATTTTTGGACCAAAGAAGCTTCCTGAAATTGGACGTGCGTTTGGGCAAACATTAAAGGAATTTAAAAAGTCGACACGTGAACTTACAGACGATGTAATGAAGGATATTGACGAAGAAAAGAAAAACTTGACAAAATAAGGTGTAAGATTTCGTGTCTTGCACCTTTTCTTCTCGGAATTTTAACTATAAATACATGAAAAAGCTTGTAAATAAAATGCAGAACAAGAAACATTTTCAACCTTTGAAATTGGTAGGGGAAGTACATGGAAGATAAAGAATTAAATTTAGTTGACCACTTGGAAGAACTACGTAAGCGGATTATTATTTCCGCACTCGCTTTTATCGTCTTTTTTGCCATCGGTTTTATTTATGTGGATGATATTTATAAATGGTTCGTTCGCGACCTAGAAGTGAAATTAATGGTACTTGGACCAAGTGACATTATTTGGATTTATTTTATGTTAGCGACTGTTGTAGCAGTTGCTGGGACGATACCGGTTCTAGCATTGCAAATCTGGTTGTTTGTAAAACCAGCTTTAAGACCAGTAGAAAGAAGAATCACTCTTTCATACGTACCAGCCTTATTCTTTTTATTTTTAATTGGTCTTTCATTTGGGTATTTTGTTATTTTTCCAATGGTTCTTAAATTCTTAGTGAATATTGGCGGTGATATGTTTGTTACCAATTTCACGGCTGATCGATATTTTAGTTTTATTATGAATATGACATTACCATTTGGGGTGTTGTTTGAACTCCCGGTTGTTGTTATGTTTTTAACCTCACTTGGAATTATTAATCCGTTTGTATTGGCAAAGATACGGAAGTATGCCTACTTTGTTTTGATTATTATAGCTGTGGTAATTACTCCTCCTGACTTTATGTCCGATTTTGTTGTAACCCTGCCACTGTTAATGCTTTATGAAATTAGTATTAACCTTTCTAAATTTGTTTACCGAAAACGGTTAAAGAAACAAAAGGAAGATGAATTAATAGAAGCATAGGAAAATGTAAAGACCTTAAGGGATGAATTCTCTTAAGGTCTTTTTTTGTTGGCTTTGATAAATTGTCTGTTGATTTCCACTCCAGGAGCGAGCGGTTCGCGGGCGTTCCGGGAGCCTCCTCGTCGCTCACTCCTGCGGGGTCTCCCGTGACCGCTACTCCCGTAGGAGTCTTCGCACCTTCCGCTCCAATCAACAGGTGTATCAAATCATCATATTGCAGTAACATAACCATTTTATTGGATGCATTTTCTATTATTCTCAACTTATTAAAAGAAAATATTGTAAAAATGCAGTTAAGGATACTTTGTGTACTTTTTTGAAAATTCAAGACGAATGGCCTAGTGTTATACTACAATTTCTTTGAAATCAACTATTATTTATTTTCATGATAAGTGGAGGGGAAAGCGGATGAAGAGACAGAAAACAGTATACGAAGCCGCGATCGACCATGGCTTTAGCAGGCGTGACTTTCTAAAAATGTGTACTGCGCTTGCTGCTACATTAGGTCTAGAATTCACGCAGTCTGATCAAGTGGTGAAAGCCATGGAAACAAAATCAAGAGTACCAGTTGTATGGCTGCAATTTCAAGATTGCACGGGTTGTTCCGAATCTTTCATACGATCATCACAACCAAAGACTGAAAGCGTTTTACTCGAAATGATTTCACTGGAATATTCAGAAGTGCTTTCAGCAGCTTCAGGGCATCAGGTTGAAGCTTCCATGAAACAAGTATTAAAGGATTATAAAGGGGAGTACATTCTAGCTGTTGAAGGAAGTATCCCTGATGATGATGCGTTCTTAACTGTTGCAGGACAATCGGCAAAAGAAACCTTCCTGGAAATGGCCGCAGGGGCAAAGGCGATAATCGCTTATGGTTCATGTTCGTCATGGGGAGGAATTGCTGCTGCACATCCAAATCCAACGGGTGCCAAGCCAGTTACAAGCTTTGTAAAGGATACCCCAATTATTCTCGTACCGGGATGTCCGCCTATTTCAGAAGTAATGACGGGAGTGATTGCTCACTTTATTACATTTAGTAAATTACCAGAATTGGATCAGTTCGGACGCCCAAAAGCTTTCTATCGTCACCGAATACATGACAAATGCAATAGAAGAGCCTATTTCGATGCGGGATTATTTGTAGAATCGTTCGACGATGAAGGGGCTAAACAAGGTTATTGTTTATATAAAGTGGGCTGTAAAGGTCCAACCACTTATAACTCTTGTGCAGAAATGCGCTGGAATGGCGGGGTTAGCTATCCGATTCAATCAGGTAACCCATGCTTTGGATGTTCAGAAAAAGATTTCTGGGATAATGGCCCATTCTATACAAGAAGAGCGAAAATACCTGGAACGCAAACAACAATTGAACCTGATGAGGTCGGGTTAGCAGCCATTGGATTAACAGCAGCTGGTATTGCTGTTCATGCAACTGGAACGGTAATAAAGAAGAAGAGAGACGACAAACGGGGTGAGGAAGAATGAGTGAACGAATAGTAGTAGACCCAATAACAAGAATAGAAGGTCACCTTCGTGTAGAAGTAGATGTAGATGAAAAAGGTGTAATTAAGGAAGCGTATAGTTCAGGAACAGCTGTCCGTGGTCTTGAGTTGATTGTAAAGGACCGAGACCCAAGGGATGTCTGGGCATATGTGCAGCGTATTTGTGGTGTTTGTACGACAGTACATGCATTGGCATCCATTCGTTCTGTTGAAGATGCCTTAAAAATAAAGATTCCGAGAAATGCCCATTTAATAAGAGACATAATGAATGAAGCGTTATTTGTTCATGACCATATCGTCCATTTCTATCACCTTCATGCATTGGATTGGGTAGATGTTGTAAGTGCAATCAGTGCCAATCCCGCAGAGACATCTAAGCTGGCTCAATCCATTTCAAGCTGGCCAAAGTCATCGCCAGGATACTTCACAGATGTGCAAAACAAAGTAAAAAAACTAGTTGAAAGTGGTCAATTAGGTATTTTTGCAAACGGTTATTGGGGGCACAAAGCCTATAAACTTCCACCTGAAGTAAATCTATTGGCTGTTGCTCACTACCTGGAAGCATTAGATTGGCAGAAGGAAATCGTTAAAATTCATACCATTTTTGGCGGCAAAAATCCTCATCCGCATTATGTCGTTGGTGGAATGGCGACTCCTCTCGATATTGATAGCGATAATGGAGTCCATGCTGAACGACTCATGCATGTATCACAATTAATTGATCAAGCCCGGGAATTTGTGAATCAAGTATATATTCCTGATTTACTCGCTATCGGTTCCTTTTATAAGGATTGGACGTATGGCGGCGGCTTAAATAATTATCTTTGCTATGGAGATTTCTCTACAGGAGACATCTATGATACAAAGCTATATCGCATGCCAAGAGGAATTGTTTTAAATGGCAATTTGAATGAAGTGTTGGATGTTGATTTAAAGGATCCTAAACATGTTCAGGAGTTTATTGACCACTCCTGGTATACCTACGATGGAAATGAAGGCGGAAAAGGTAAGCATCCATTCGAAGGAGAAACAACTTTTAATTACACAGGACCGAAAGCACCGTTTAAAACATTGGATACTGACAAACAGTATAGCTGGCTAAAGGCACCGCGCTGGAAAGAGCATCCAATGGAAACAGGACCACTTGCAAGAATGATCGTAGGTTATGCAGCTGGAAAAGAAGAGATTGTAAATATCGTAGATGAAACATTGAAAAAGCTGGATTTACCAATCACAGCCTTACAATCAGCATTAGGACGTACCGTTGCCAGGGGACTTGAAACGGTGTTAATTTCCGGATGGTTGCGTAATGACATGGATGAATTATTAAAAAATGTGAAAAGCGGAAACCAAACGACCTTTGATCGGACAAAATGGGAACCAAGTACGTGGCCGGAACGTGCCAAAGGCGTAGGCTGGATGGAAGCACCACGCGGCGCACTTGGCCATTGGATTGATATCAAGGATGGGAAAACACATAACTACCAGGCCGTTGTACCTTCCACATGGAATGCCTCACCTCGAGATCATAAAAACAATATCGGGGCATATGAGGCAGCCCTTAAAGGAACACCGATGTTGAATAAGGAGCAGCCATTAGAAATTATGAGGATTATCCATTCGTTTGACCCTTGTCTTGCATGTGCTGTCCACTTAACCGATTTGGAAACTAATAATACGACCGAAATTCGTTTAGGTTAGGAGTGAAACAAATGGCCGCGCCAAACTTACCGACTCAAACGCCGGGGCCGTTCCCTGATAAACCGGTGATTAACAGCGAGAATTCGTTTCACACAGAAAGACCAATTGTCTATAAAGAAGTTAAAAATGAAGTCAGAGCCTATGTTTGGGAATTACCGGTGAGGATTTTTCACTGGTTAAATATGTTCGCCATCATTGTATTAATGGGAACGGGCATTTACATTGGTAAACCGTTTGCATCGGCTGGTATCCCAGAAGAGGCCTACTTTTCAAATCTGATGGGTTGGATGCGCTATATTCACTTTTTTGCTGCCTTCCTATTTGTAGTGAATCTTCTATTCCGTTTGTATTGGGTTGTTGTAGGGAATAAGTTTGCCACCTCTAATCCACTCAGATGGGTATTTTGGAAGGAAGTTTTTGAAACAATTAAATTCTATTTATTTTTGAAAAATAAAAAGCCCCATTATGTTGGGCATAACCCGCTGGCACAATTAAGTTATTGGATTTTTATTGGA comes from the Neobacillus sp. PS2-9 genome and includes:
- a CDS encoding twin-arginine translocase TatA/TatE family subunit codes for the protein MFSNIGVPGLILILTLALIIFGPKKLPEIGRAFGQTLKEFKKSTRELTDDVMKDIDEEKKNLTK
- the tatC gene encoding twin-arginine translocase subunit TatC encodes the protein MEDKELNLVDHLEELRKRIIISALAFIVFFAIGFIYVDDIYKWFVRDLEVKLMVLGPSDIIWIYFMLATVVAVAGTIPVLALQIWLFVKPALRPVERRITLSYVPALFFLFLIGLSFGYFVIFPMVLKFLVNIGGDMFVTNFTADRYFSFIMNMTLPFGVLFELPVVVMFLTSLGIINPFVLAKIRKYAYFVLIIIAVVITPPDFMSDFVVTLPLLMLYEISINLSKFVYRKRLKKQKEDELIEA
- a CDS encoding YceG family protein, which codes for MYPPLNQLNVRPISLTYENWFDLLKKTLPERPHFSLENGTIQIGQVLGKFLGIPIDTDEYYNQLFDYVNSEEWGLQLLSEDSLDKTINNTYFQSIQKVININQEQKLSINRFAAFLDGEQLLLKSKVPVIHRKLREAMIATLELYATLEKDGLKNHELRRVLVDLVKWSINHLQSELDHADPERAMPKYLWYGNFKKSHQYFLYYLIKLGCDIVVFDPEGKDILAGYVSEPVFTHHYPNRLPAETFPKERRNRKSTVAYRASKEIETILNQEGSGLYKPWQLREYTPSSITLKTTYDELFILCKEIAMIRPDFEVGEGQVKIPSIFAKVQGVSKNRKEYWDRLQSLSQLEHSYLIRQLPFTMQSTSDFRFHYRNALGKDGLLEPEKMMQAHYWPYSFLASGLQKGIAHAIRKICEKPGLKLLPMESLEDVKMYLFTQAQFMPKRIIQLLERFDYSQQVPKLIIFNNELSGMLSRSDAALLLLLNQFGIDIILYNPPGHNDIENYIDERLFDKHWLEEMVFDLEYKEPSVFKKGLFQGILKNLRGD
- a CDS encoding dihydrofolate reductase, with the protein product MISFIVAMDENRTIGRENQLPWHLPEDLKFFKKVTMGHPIAMGRKTHESIGRVLPGRENIVITRQEGYQSEGCTMFYSVEEFVNYCRGVDDEIFVIGGAEIFREAFPYVDCLYITLIHETFEGDTYFPPFDLSQWELTSREKGPINENNPYDYEFRIYKRKV
- the cybH gene encoding Ni/Fe-hydrogenase, b-type cytochrome subunit produces the protein MAAPNLPTQTPGPFPDKPVINSENSFHTERPIVYKEVKNEVRAYVWELPVRIFHWLNMFAIIVLMGTGIYIGKPFASAGIPEEAYFSNLMGWMRYIHFFAAFLFVVNLLFRLYWVVVGNKFATSNPLRWVFWKEVFETIKFYLFLKNKKPHYVGHNPLAQLSYWIFIGLGSWIVMLTGFYMYFEPQQESFWAKLFVWVPYLFGGESYTLRSWHHLAAWGFMLFTLIHVYMAFRDDYLERNGSISSMITGYKTTTKKSVGEKDDK
- a CDS encoding toxic anion resistance protein, with the translated sequence MMPISDNDKLSETKASDIKLALRKEPEVQNLVRTIDERDQIQVLEFGKEPAVQISRFSDQILSNMRTTKVEDSGELLKQLGRIMDKFDAKDFQKTSGGIFGKLFKKGEKMVEKLFGKYQTMGSEIDKIYIEISKYQHEMVDSTNMLEQMYEQNYQYYLTLEKYIVAGEMKVEELKNNQLPQLESRVASGDQLASMQLDTLKNVIELLEQRIYDLEMAKMVSLQTAPQIRLLQRGNTKLIGKINSAFVTTIPIFKNGLIQAVAAKRQKLVADSMSELDRRTNEMLLKNAQNISQQSTDIARLAGAPSIKIETIEESWNIIIKGMQETKAIEEENKRLRVEGTKRLEQLQENFKRLKQS
- a CDS encoding hydrogenase small subunit, coding for MKRQKTVYEAAIDHGFSRRDFLKMCTALAATLGLEFTQSDQVVKAMETKSRVPVVWLQFQDCTGCSESFIRSSQPKTESVLLEMISLEYSEVLSAASGHQVEASMKQVLKDYKGEYILAVEGSIPDDDAFLTVAGQSAKETFLEMAAGAKAIIAYGSCSSWGGIAAAHPNPTGAKPVTSFVKDTPIILVPGCPPISEVMTGVIAHFITFSKLPELDQFGRPKAFYRHRIHDKCNRRAYFDAGLFVESFDDEGAKQGYCLYKVGCKGPTTYNSCAEMRWNGGVSYPIQSGNPCFGCSEKDFWDNGPFYTRRAKIPGTQTTIEPDEVGLAAIGLTAAGIAVHATGTVIKKKRDDKRGEEE
- a CDS encoding nickel-dependent hydrogenase large subunit produces the protein MSERIVVDPITRIEGHLRVEVDVDEKGVIKEAYSSGTAVRGLELIVKDRDPRDVWAYVQRICGVCTTVHALASIRSVEDALKIKIPRNAHLIRDIMNEALFVHDHIVHFYHLHALDWVDVVSAISANPAETSKLAQSISSWPKSSPGYFTDVQNKVKKLVESGQLGIFANGYWGHKAYKLPPEVNLLAVAHYLEALDWQKEIVKIHTIFGGKNPHPHYVVGGMATPLDIDSDNGVHAERLMHVSQLIDQAREFVNQVYIPDLLAIGSFYKDWTYGGGLNNYLCYGDFSTGDIYDTKLYRMPRGIVLNGNLNEVLDVDLKDPKHVQEFIDHSWYTYDGNEGGKGKHPFEGETTFNYTGPKAPFKTLDTDKQYSWLKAPRWKEHPMETGPLARMIVGYAAGKEEIVNIVDETLKKLDLPITALQSALGRTVARGLETVLISGWLRNDMDELLKNVKSGNQTTFDRTKWEPSTWPERAKGVGWMEAPRGALGHWIDIKDGKTHNYQAVVPSTWNASPRDHKNNIGAYEAALKGTPMLNKEQPLEIMRIIHSFDPCLACAVHLTDLETNNTTEIRLG
- a CDS encoding thymidylate synthase, which codes for MKQYLELCEHVLKNGTVKGDRTGTGTVSTFGYQMRFNLEDGFPLVTTKKLHLKSIIYELLWFLKGDTNVRYLQENGVRIWNEWADEFGELGPVYGHQWRSWTGADGKTVDQISELIHQIKTNPNSRRLLVNAWNVAEIDHMALPPCHCMFQFYVADGKLSCQLYQRSADVFLGVPFNIASYALLTYMIAQVCDLKPGEFIHTFGDVHIYQNHLEQIKLQLGREPKRLPTLKINPNVKDIFSFEYDDFTLEGYEAHPHIKGVVSV
- a CDS encoding TerD family protein, which gives rise to MAINLQKGQRVDLTKGNPGLTKILVGLGWDPVQSGGGGGLFGGLFGGGSAPNVDCDASVIMLGSNDKLQNNKDVIYFGNLRSNDGSVQHSGDNLTGDGDGDDEQVMIDLSRVPSNIQKLVFVVNIYDCVKRKQHFGMIQNAFIRVVNPSNNQELIHYNLTDNYSGLTCLVTGELYRHGNDWKFAAIGSGTNAASLSEVVRSYS
- a CDS encoding TerD family protein; translation: MGINLSKGQRIDLTKTNPGLTKVIIGLGWDTNRYHGGNDFDLDASAFLADANSRVTEDLDFIFYNNLVHTSGAVEHTGDNRTGEGDGDDEQIKIDFSKVPSHISRIAITVTIHDAEARNQNFGQVSNAFARVVDEETNREILRFDLGEDFSVETAVVICELYRHNGDWKFNAVGSGFAGGLAALCRNFGLEV